A window from Neorhizobium sp. NCHU2750 encodes these proteins:
- a CDS encoding ABC transporter ATP-binding protein encodes MSGSSNSIAALETRGLVAGYEPDLPIVRGIDLSVAPGELLVLLGPNGAGKSTFVKAIAGVVPIHAGHVILSGRDITNVPAHRKITEGLAFVPQTENIFATLSIHENLQLAAAVLPKPMRADRIKALYERFPDLASAPSRLAGTLSGGQRQMLAVARALIVDPPVIILDEPSAGLSPKIVSEVFDMLQRINAAGVTIILVEQNVKAALKIASRAVVLVEGQIRHEGAAASLLDNPVIAKLYLGTGHAKNHVREAGQP; translated from the coding sequence ATGAGCGGTTCCTCGAACAGCATTGCTGCGCTTGAAACACGCGGTCTCGTTGCCGGCTACGAGCCGGACCTGCCGATCGTTCGCGGGATCGATCTTTCCGTTGCACCGGGCGAACTTCTGGTGCTTCTCGGTCCGAACGGCGCCGGCAAGTCGACCTTCGTCAAGGCCATCGCGGGCGTCGTTCCAATCCATGCCGGCCACGTCATCCTGTCCGGGCGCGACATTACCAATGTGCCTGCCCATCGCAAGATCACGGAAGGCCTCGCGTTCGTACCACAGACGGAAAATATCTTCGCGACGCTCAGCATCCATGAAAATCTTCAGCTTGCCGCCGCAGTTCTGCCGAAGCCCATGAGGGCGGACAGGATCAAGGCGCTTTACGAGCGTTTTCCCGACCTCGCCTCTGCCCCGTCGCGGCTCGCCGGCACGCTTTCGGGCGGTCAGCGGCAGATGCTGGCGGTCGCCCGGGCGCTGATTGTGGACCCTCCAGTCATCATCCTTGATGAACCATCGGCCGGGCTGTCTCCCAAGATCGTTTCAGAGGTCTTCGACATGCTGCAGCGGATCAATGCGGCAGGCGTCACCATCATTCTCGTCGAACAGAACGTCAAGGCGGCCTTGAAGATCGCCAGCCGCGCCGTCGTTCTCGTCGAAGGACAGATCCGCCATGAAGGTGCGGCGGCATCCCTTCTCGACAATCCGGTCATCGCCAAACTTTACCTCGGCACGGGACATGCAAAAAACCATGTCCGGGAGGCTGGGCAGCCATGA
- a CDS encoding TIGR04076 family protein translates to MTEHDDGFELFDLRVDVIIPEGGAVYCGAKPGDHFTLQGEMLHLPAGQGISIYSLASALPLLAAKQRPTHRNDWMTSDADIACPDPNCSTRLRITRTGLRRFSHGETTAVPLPASYRDE, encoded by the coding sequence ATGACTGAACATGACGACGGTTTCGAATTGTTCGACCTACGGGTTGACGTGATCATCCCGGAAGGCGGTGCAGTCTATTGTGGCGCAAAGCCGGGCGACCATTTCACGCTTCAGGGCGAGATGCTGCATTTGCCCGCGGGGCAGGGCATTTCCATCTATTCGCTCGCCTCGGCACTTCCGCTTCTCGCCGCCAAGCAACGTCCGACGCATCGGAACGACTGGATGACGAGCGATGCGGACATCGCTTGTCCCGATCCCAATTGCTCGACGCGGCTGAGGATCACCCGCACCGGCCTGCGCCGTTTCAGCCATGGCGAGACCACGGCTGTTCCATTGCCCGCTTCATACCGTGACGAATAG
- a CDS encoding flavin reductase family protein has product MGFDFTSLTARERYKLMIGTIIPRPIALVTTVDEEGRVNAAPFSFFNCLSADPPILALGVENNPDMSFKDTGHNIRMTEVFTVNIVSFAIGEAMHVCAAKYPRGIDELKQAGLTAMPGTKIAAPYIKEAPAAFECRRHVTLELGRSRQIIMGEIVFAHYQDGVVDENLHVDPAGIDAIARLGGDTCATIRDRFEMFTPKL; this is encoded by the coding sequence ATGGGGTTCGATTTTACCTCGTTGACCGCGCGCGAGAGGTACAAGCTGATGATCGGCACCATCATTCCACGACCGATTGCCCTGGTGACGACCGTTGACGAGGAGGGCCGTGTCAATGCTGCGCCGTTCAGCTTCTTCAACTGCCTTTCGGCGGATCCGCCGATCCTTGCGCTCGGTGTCGAGAACAATCCCGACATGTCGTTCAAGGACACGGGCCACAATATCCGCATGACCGAGGTCTTCACCGTAAATATCGTGTCATTCGCGATTGGCGAGGCGATGCATGTCTGTGCCGCCAAGTATCCGCGTGGTATCGATGAACTGAAGCAGGCAGGCCTGACGGCTATGCCGGGCACGAAGATCGCCGCGCCCTATATCAAGGAAGCGCCTGCTGCCTTCGAATGCAGGCGTCATGTGACGCTGGAGCTTGGAAGATCGCGCCAGATCATCATGGGCGAGATCGTCTTCGCCCATTACCAGGATGGTGTTGTCGATGAAAATCTGCATGTCGACCCGGCCGGTATCGATGCCATCGCAAGGCTTGGCGGGGATACCTGCGCCACGATCCGCGATCGGTTCGAGATGTTTACGCCGAAGCTGTGA
- a CDS encoding multidrug effflux MFS transporter, with product MSYPHLSKSYLLPTVRISPNSVAFTALCGALMAFPSMSIDVGLPAFDMMADALKTEPSTVALTLTTFLLGFSVAPLLYGPLSDRVGRRPVLIVGCGIYAIASIFCMLTGSIEHLLAWRLLQGMSAGAGPVLALSLIRDCHEGVKARTLLSTAAVFRTLGPMLAPSVGAFLMTVGDWRWIYGFMTAGSSALFIAVTLFLPETAPKRTQTSPRIGMIQSFGQILRNRTAIGNVMVLALNFGSHFSYVAGSSLVVISVFDVSPQVYALMFGMCGAGIMAASAVSAALNKRAVDPFKLVVTAATASVISMLIGAVLSITHLLTVEILGVLLVVNAFSFGLLQPNVQQAALQPVAHVAGAASALMNAMIMGMGAIGSIIVKSLVDLGALSMTGTMLFFCVLTLACVFWTNKKAPAATAMEV from the coding sequence ATGTCATACCCTCATTTATCCAAGTCCTACCTTCTCCCGACCGTGCGCATTTCTCCCAATTCCGTTGCCTTTACGGCGCTCTGCGGCGCCCTGATGGCGTTTCCCTCCATGTCCATCGATGTCGGCTTGCCCGCTTTCGACATGATGGCTGACGCTTTGAAAACCGAGCCATCGACCGTGGCTCTGACGCTTACGACGTTTCTCCTCGGCTTCTCGGTGGCACCGCTTCTCTACGGTCCATTGTCTGATCGCGTCGGGCGACGACCGGTACTTATTGTTGGCTGCGGCATTTATGCGATTGCCAGTATCTTCTGCATGTTGACCGGCTCCATCGAACACCTCCTTGCCTGGCGCCTTTTGCAGGGAATGAGTGCCGGCGCGGGACCCGTTCTGGCGCTTAGCCTGATCCGTGACTGCCATGAGGGAGTGAAAGCGCGGACACTCCTGTCCACCGCGGCAGTCTTTCGAACCCTCGGCCCCATGCTGGCGCCTTCCGTCGGCGCCTTTTTGATGACAGTCGGCGATTGGCGCTGGATCTATGGCTTCATGACCGCGGGGAGTTCCGCGCTGTTCATCGCCGTCACGCTTTTCCTACCCGAGACGGCGCCAAAGCGAACGCAGACAAGTCCGCGTATTGGCATGATCCAAAGCTTTGGCCAGATCCTGCGCAATCGCACGGCCATTGGCAACGTGATGGTGCTGGCGCTCAATTTCGGCAGCCACTTTTCCTATGTCGCCGGCTCATCGCTTGTGGTGATCAGCGTGTTTGACGTATCGCCTCAGGTTTATGCCCTGATGTTCGGCATGTGCGGCGCGGGAATCATGGCGGCTTCGGCAGTCTCGGCCGCGCTTAACAAGCGGGCGGTTGATCCGTTCAAGCTTGTGGTCACAGCGGCGACGGCCTCTGTCATCTCGATGCTCATCGGTGCCGTACTGAGTATCACGCACCTGCTGACAGTGGAAATTCTCGGCGTGCTGCTTGTGGTGAATGCATTTTCCTTCGGCCTACTGCAGCCCAACGTACAGCAAGCGGCGCTACAGCCGGTTGCCCATGTCGCCGGGGCGGCCTCGGCGCTGATGAATGCAATGATCATGGGCATGGGCGCAATCGGCAGCATCATCGTGAAATCACTGGTCGATTTGGGCGCTCTATCGATGACCGGTACGATGCTGTTTTTCTGCGTGCTGACGCTGGCTTGCGTCTTCTGGACCAACAAGAAAGCGCCCGCCGCGACAGCCATGGAAGTTTGA
- a CDS encoding branched-chain amino acid ABC transporter permease: MSLDILAYGAFFLTMALTYAIICLGLNVQWGQTGLFNVGIAAFVAIGAYTSALLTTPETPDRFGGFGLPILIGWMAAALTAGIAAWLVGALTIRLRSDYLAIATFGVAVSVQLCVLNIQPLTGGAFGVGFIPRPFGSLASDPLAFSLANLALTACVVLALYLGLEHLAKSPWGRVLRAIREDETAAQALGKRPIRFRLQAFTIGGAIMGLAGAVQGHFIGFIAPDNYLPILTFQVWAMLIVGGSGNNRGAILGSILVWGLWALTAAAVSVFVPPEQQARASSLQIVAIGVGLCLILLLRPRGILGQGRSPIAGRFNSKSRAQQASKE; the protein is encoded by the coding sequence ATGAGCCTCGATATCCTTGCCTATGGCGCTTTCTTCCTCACCATGGCCCTGACCTACGCGATCATCTGCCTCGGTCTCAACGTGCAATGGGGCCAGACCGGCCTGTTCAATGTCGGCATCGCGGCCTTCGTCGCCATCGGGGCCTATACGTCCGCACTGCTGACGACGCCTGAGACGCCCGATCGCTTCGGCGGGTTCGGCCTGCCTATCTTGATCGGCTGGATGGCTGCGGCACTGACCGCCGGGATTGCTGCATGGCTGGTGGGAGCTCTGACGATCAGACTACGATCGGACTATCTGGCGATTGCCACTTTCGGAGTTGCCGTCTCGGTGCAACTCTGCGTATTGAACATTCAGCCACTTACAGGCGGCGCCTTCGGCGTGGGTTTCATACCGCGCCCCTTCGGCAGCCTCGCCTCCGATCCGCTCGCCTTCAGTCTTGCCAATCTGGCGCTGACAGCCTGCGTCGTCCTTGCGCTCTATCTCGGACTTGAACATCTGGCGAAAAGCCCATGGGGCCGCGTCTTGCGGGCAATTCGCGAGGACGAGACTGCCGCGCAGGCACTTGGCAAGCGCCCGATCCGTTTCCGTCTGCAGGCATTTACGATCGGTGGCGCGATCATGGGGCTGGCCGGCGCAGTTCAGGGGCACTTCATCGGCTTCATCGCACCCGACAACTACCTGCCCATCCTGACTTTCCAGGTATGGGCCATGCTGATCGTTGGCGGATCCGGCAACAATCGCGGCGCCATTCTCGGATCAATCCTGGTCTGGGGTCTCTGGGCCCTGACCGCCGCCGCAGTTTCCGTCTTCGTTCCGCCCGAACAGCAGGCCCGGGCATCCTCCCTGCAGATCGTCGCGATCGGTGTGGGACTTTGCCTCATCCTGCTCCTGCGCCCGCGCGGCATACTCGGCCAAGGCCGATCGCCGATTGCCGGACGTTTCAACTCAAAATCCAGAGCCCAGCAGGCATCGAAGGAATGA
- a CDS encoding formylglycine-generating enzyme family protein, with protein sequence MPTRQEWQPINRLTPLRTGRSACDVIAVKGGATFVGTSEPVLPMDGEGPRRAITLDDFYLEAEAVTVARFAEFVESTGYVTEAETFGCSAVFSGLLPDAARATHNIAGTPRWMQIDAASWNRPEGPGSSTGDRLEHPVTQVSWNDAMAFAAWAGGRLPTEAEWEHAARGGNRSRRYPWGDAEPRDDTIFCNIWQGRFPHENTLADGFLGTAPARSYDPTDDGFYNLAGNVWEWTAEPFRVRSVSKAAKIRNLQAAKNIEKILKGGSFLCHESYCYRYRIAARIGLSPDSAASNVGFRLAYDRMPAM encoded by the coding sequence TTGCCAACCCGGCAGGAATGGCAGCCTATAAATCGGCTGACGCCTCTCCGAACAGGCCGCAGCGCGTGCGATGTCATTGCCGTAAAGGGTGGTGCAACCTTCGTGGGCACCAGCGAGCCGGTTTTGCCGATGGATGGCGAGGGCCCCAGGCGTGCCATCACTCTCGATGATTTCTATCTGGAAGCCGAAGCGGTGACTGTGGCACGGTTTGCTGAATTCGTGGAGAGCACCGGTTATGTCACCGAGGCCGAAACATTCGGATGCTCGGCCGTGTTCTCTGGCCTTTTGCCAGATGCTGCCCGCGCGACACATAATATTGCGGGGACACCCCGGTGGATGCAGATCGACGCTGCGTCGTGGAACAGGCCGGAGGGACCCGGAAGCTCGACCGGGGACCGCCTGGAGCATCCGGTGACGCAGGTCTCATGGAATGATGCGATGGCTTTTGCAGCTTGGGCGGGAGGTCGCCTGCCGACCGAGGCGGAGTGGGAACATGCCGCCCGCGGAGGAAACCGTAGCCGTCGTTACCCCTGGGGAGATGCCGAGCCGCGTGACGATACGATCTTCTGCAATATCTGGCAGGGCCGTTTTCCGCATGAGAACACGTTGGCGGATGGCTTCTTAGGCACCGCGCCCGCCCGCAGCTATGACCCTACGGATGACGGCTTCTATAATCTGGCTGGCAATGTCTGGGAGTGGACTGCCGAGCCATTTCGCGTCCGCTCGGTGTCGAAGGCGGCCAAGATCCGTAACCTGCAGGCCGCGAAGAACATCGAAAAAATCCTCAAGGGCGGCTCCTTCCTGTGTCATGAGAGCTATTGCTATCGCTATAGGATCGCTGCGCGGATTGGTCTGTCGCCCGATAGCGCTGCCAGCAACGTTGGCTTCCGGTTGGCATATGACAGAATGCCGGCGATGTGA
- a CDS encoding ABC transporter ATP-binding protein, whose amino-acid sequence MPRTSSNIAENVAGRSAAVVEARNLVKKFQGMTAVSGMSLSLGSGEMVGLIGPNGAGKTTLFNLIAGSLKPTSGEIWIGGRDVSQDSPEKRIASGVGRTFQIPRPFLEMSVLDNLLTGAQAQGGERLFANFLRPGLVRRQEKAATEKARALLDFVTLSDLEHEPARVLSGGQRKLLELARILMADPQAILLDEPAAGVNPALLETIMERVIALNAQGKSILLIEHNMDMVSRLCSRVVAMALGRPLAEGTPADVAANPAVIEAYLGGAA is encoded by the coding sequence ATGCCCCGAACCTCCTCCAACATCGCCGAAAATGTTGCCGGCCGCTCTGCGGCGGTTGTCGAGGCACGCAATCTGGTCAAGAAATTTCAAGGCATGACCGCCGTTTCCGGCATGTCATTGTCGCTCGGTTCGGGTGAAATGGTCGGCCTGATCGGCCCCAACGGCGCCGGCAAGACAACTCTCTTCAACCTGATCGCCGGATCGCTCAAGCCGACATCCGGTGAGATCTGGATCGGCGGCCGTGACGTTTCGCAGGATAGCCCGGAAAAGCGCATTGCCAGCGGTGTCGGCAGAACCTTCCAGATACCGCGACCATTTCTCGAAATGAGCGTGCTCGACAATCTGCTGACAGGCGCACAGGCCCAGGGAGGCGAGCGGCTTTTTGCCAATTTCCTGCGCCCCGGCCTCGTCCGCCGACAGGAGAAGGCCGCGACTGAAAAGGCGCGGGCACTTCTGGATTTTGTCACGCTATCCGATCTTGAACATGAACCGGCAAGAGTTCTGTCCGGCGGGCAGAGAAAGCTTCTCGAACTGGCGCGAATTCTGATGGCAGATCCACAGGCGATCCTGCTCGACGAACCGGCAGCCGGTGTCAATCCGGCGCTTCTGGAGACGATCATGGAGCGGGTGATTGCGCTGAATGCACAGGGCAAATCCATCCTTCTGATCGAACACAACATGGATATGGTCTCGCGCCTATGCTCGCGCGTCGTCGCCATGGCGCTCGGCCGGCCGCTTGCCGAGGGCACACCGGCCGATGTCGCGGCCAATCCGGCGGTGATCGAGGCCTATCTCGGAGGCGCTGCATGA
- a CDS encoding branched-chain amino acid ABC transporter permease — MNPQFLMDGLVAGAMIGLGAIGVTLTYSILRFANFAHGELLSWGAYLAMAISGALGMLSTTLVQPIAPFSFGWSLPIAAILAIALTGLLALAVDALLFGRLRRRGSAIIILVMASFGASLALRSLLEFIFTSKPAYYTKALQIAVKLGGGLRATPDQLLSLGVSLVAVIVIHLLMTRTDIGRSMRAVSENPALAGIAGVDVRRVIRVVWFLGAALACIAGIMTGLLVQIRPYLGNDLLLPLFAAAILGGIGSVPGAMLAGLIVGLSEALAVQLVGAEWRAAVSFVILVIVLLVRPRGLFGRAA, encoded by the coding sequence ATGAATCCACAATTTCTGATGGACGGCCTGGTCGCAGGTGCGATGATCGGGCTCGGAGCGATCGGTGTCACCCTCACCTATTCGATCTTGCGGTTCGCCAATTTTGCCCACGGCGAACTTCTCTCTTGGGGCGCCTATCTCGCCATGGCGATCAGCGGCGCGCTCGGCATGCTTTCGACGACGCTCGTACAGCCAATTGCACCATTTTCCTTCGGCTGGTCACTGCCGATCGCTGCCATTCTCGCGATAGCACTCACAGGCCTTCTGGCGCTCGCGGTCGACGCCTTGCTGTTCGGCAGGCTGCGGCGGCGCGGCAGTGCGATTATCATTCTCGTCATGGCCAGCTTTGGCGCATCGCTGGCACTGCGCAGCCTGCTTGAATTTATCTTCACCTCGAAGCCCGCCTATTACACCAAAGCGCTGCAGATTGCGGTGAAGCTTGGCGGCGGATTACGCGCCACACCAGATCAGCTTCTATCACTCGGTGTGAGCCTCGTGGCGGTAATCGTCATCCACCTTCTGATGACCCGCACCGACATCGGGCGATCAATGCGCGCGGTGAGCGAAAACCCCGCTCTTGCCGGCATTGCCGGCGTCGACGTTCGCCGGGTGATCCGCGTCGTCTGGTTCCTTGGCGCAGCACTCGCCTGCATTGCGGGCATCATGACTGGGCTCCTCGTGCAGATCCGGCCTTATCTCGGCAATGATCTGCTGCTACCTCTGTTTGCCGCTGCGATCCTCGGAGGCATAGGCAGTGTGCCCGGCGCGATGCTTGCCGGGCTGATCGTCGGTCTGTCTGAAGCACTCGCTGTCCAGCTCGTCGGTGCTGAATGGCGCGCTGCAGTCTCCTTCGTCATTCTCGTGATCGTGCTTCTGGTGCGGCCGCGCGGCTTGTTCGGGAGGGCCGCATGA
- a CDS encoding aldo/keto reductase, producing MSQSPERISIAAGLSISRLVCGLWQVADIEKNGAVIDPEVGATALQAYAQAGFDTFDMADHYGSAELITGRLLSRYSDASKRPVAFTKWCPEPGPMTRGVVRRGVEERLRRLDTDRIDLLQFHWWTFEHPAWLDALHEMQKMKEEGLITALGLTNFDAAHLAVALADGIEIATNQISFSLVDRRAGGALSHLCAKSGVKLLAYGTLCGGFLSEKWLGRSEPSEIADWSRSKYKRFIDAAGGWEGFQGILKAAGDIARKHGVSISNVASRWVLEHKAVAATIIGARLGESEHRDDNLKVFSFKLDDEDKAALDTAFAATKPIPGDCGDEYRKPPFLTASGDLSHHLDAIPSIYTAEPVPGRPNRMRVSSGSVWEPIAGYSRAVRIGDRILVSGTTATHAADRCVAPGNPGAQATYILDKIAASISALGGSMEDVVRTRVYLRDANQWEPVSRAHGRMFSTVLPANTLIEAGNLVGDYEVEIEAEAICA from the coding sequence ATGAGCCAATCCCCCGAACGCATCTCGATCGCAGCTGGCCTTTCAATCAGCCGCCTTGTCTGCGGTCTCTGGCAGGTCGCCGATATCGAGAAGAACGGCGCGGTGATCGACCCGGAAGTCGGTGCAACCGCCCTGCAGGCCTATGCCCAAGCCGGCTTCGATACGTTCGACATGGCCGATCACTATGGCTCCGCAGAACTTATCACCGGCCGGCTGCTCTCCCGCTATTCCGACGCATCGAAACGTCCAGTCGCCTTCACCAAGTGGTGCCCGGAGCCGGGTCCGATGACCCGGGGCGTGGTGCGCCGCGGCGTTGAGGAGCGGCTGCGCCGGCTAGATACCGACCGGATTGATCTCCTGCAGTTCCATTGGTGGACATTCGAACATCCGGCCTGGCTCGATGCGCTGCATGAGATGCAGAAGATGAAGGAAGAGGGCCTCATTACCGCACTCGGCCTCACCAATTTCGACGCCGCCCATCTCGCAGTGGCGCTCGCCGACGGCATAGAGATCGCGACCAACCAGATCTCCTTCTCGCTCGTGGATCGCCGGGCGGGTGGCGCCCTTTCCCACCTTTGTGCGAAGAGTGGCGTCAAACTGCTTGCGTATGGCACGCTCTGCGGTGGGTTCCTCTCGGAAAAGTGGCTTGGCAGATCCGAACCGAGCGAAATCGCCGATTGGAGCCGTTCGAAATACAAGCGCTTCATCGACGCTGCAGGCGGCTGGGAAGGATTTCAGGGCATCCTCAAGGCAGCCGGCGATATCGCCCGCAAGCACGGGGTTTCGATCTCCAACGTCGCCAGCCGGTGGGTGCTTGAGCATAAGGCAGTGGCGGCAACAATCATCGGTGCGCGGCTCGGCGAGAGCGAACACCGCGACGACAACCTCAAGGTCTTTTCCTTCAAGCTCGACGACGAGGACAAGGCAGCGCTCGATACTGCCTTTGCCGCCACGAAGCCAATCCCCGGCGATTGCGGCGACGAATATCGCAAGCCGCCCTTCCTGACCGCCTCCGGAGACCTGAGCCACCATCTCGACGCCATTCCTTCCATCTACACCGCAGAACCGGTCCCTGGCAGGCCGAACCGCATGCGCGTCTCCTCCGGCAGCGTCTGGGAACCCATCGCCGGCTATAGCAGAGCAGTCAGGATCGGCGACCGGATATTGGTTTCCGGCACGACGGCGACCCATGCAGCCGATCGCTGCGTCGCACCGGGCAATCCGGGCGCCCAGGCAACCTATATTCTCGACAAGATTGCCGCGTCGATCTCTGCACTCGGCGGCAGTATGGAGGATGTCGTGCGTACCCGGGTCTACCTGCGCGACGCGAACCAGTGGGAGCCGGTGTCGCGCGCCCATGGCCGGATGTTTTCGACCGTCCTGCCCGCCAACACGCTCATTGAGGCCGGCAATCTCGTCGGCGATTATGAGGTCGAGATCGAGGCGGAAGCTATCTGCGCCTAA
- a CDS encoding Rrf2 family transcriptional regulator: protein MILKSQVEWALHCCAVLSGLPEGRYLSTKALAEFHGLPKEYLSKALQSLSQAGLVDTTLGPSGGYRLAKAPSELTFLDVVEAVEGAGRTFVCQNIRENNPCRPKGYCDDGPCAVARVMWEADEAWRAALRKVTFADLGKTLEAEIDPSIWAGTFQWVLRRAG, encoded by the coding sequence ATGATCCTGAAGAGTCAAGTGGAGTGGGCGCTGCATTGCTGTGCCGTTCTGTCGGGCCTGCCGGAAGGCCGGTACCTGTCCACGAAAGCCCTTGCCGAATTCCACGGGCTGCCGAAGGAATATCTTTCCAAAGCGCTTCAAAGCCTGTCGCAGGCGGGCCTCGTCGATACGACGCTTGGTCCCTCTGGTGGGTACCGTTTGGCGAAGGCGCCATCGGAACTGACATTCCTGGACGTCGTCGAGGCTGTCGAGGGCGCCGGCAGAACATTCGTCTGCCAGAATATCAGGGAGAACAATCCCTGCAGACCCAAAGGCTATTGCGACGATGGACCGTGCGCGGTTGCCCGGGTGATGTGGGAAGCCGACGAGGCTTGGCGGGCTGCTCTTCGCAAGGTGACCTTTGCCGATCTCGGCAAGACGCTGGAGGCGGAGATCGATCCGTCGATCTGGGCGGGGACTTTCCAATGGGTTCTCAGACGGGCTGGCTAA
- a CDS encoding aldo/keto reductase — translation MQRITIAPNYEISRVIRGGWQMAGGHGPIDADTAVEDMVAFADAGITTFDCADIYTGVEELIGKFRLRYADLRGQEALSKIRVHTKFVPDLTVLPTISKAYVESVIDTSRKRLNLERLDLVQFHWWAYDIPGWLETAVWLKELQQAGKIDKVSGTNFDSDHIEAIIAAGVPFTSLQLQYSLLDRRPEGRMVQLAAENNFALFCYGTVAGGFLGDRWLGKPEPDHPLENRSLTKYKLIIDDFGGWDLFQALLSVLRKVADRHGVDIATVASAAMLTRPGVAAVIVGARNRDHLASNLAIADIRLSEVDCAEIDAVLAEASPLEGDVYTLERDREGRHGSIMKYNLNKGE, via the coding sequence ATGCAACGCATCACCATCGCGCCGAACTATGAGATCTCGCGGGTCATCCGAGGTGGCTGGCAGATGGCCGGCGGCCACGGACCGATCGATGCCGACACTGCAGTTGAGGACATGGTTGCCTTCGCCGACGCCGGCATCACCACGTTCGACTGCGCCGATATCTACACCGGCGTCGAGGAGCTGATCGGAAAATTCCGGCTGCGTTATGCCGATCTGCGCGGGCAGGAGGCTCTGTCGAAAATCAGGGTTCATACGAAATTCGTGCCCGATCTGACGGTCCTGCCGACAATCAGCAAGGCGTATGTGGAGAGTGTCATCGACACTTCCCGGAAGCGGCTCAACCTCGAGCGGCTCGACCTCGTGCAATTCCACTGGTGGGCCTATGACATTCCCGGATGGCTGGAGACGGCTGTCTGGCTGAAAGAGTTGCAGCAGGCCGGCAAGATCGACAAGGTGAGCGGTACCAACTTCGACAGCGATCACATCGAGGCCATCATTGCCGCCGGTGTGCCCTTCACATCGCTGCAACTGCAATATTCATTGCTCGACCGGCGTCCGGAAGGACGTATGGTGCAGCTTGCTGCAGAGAACAATTTCGCGCTCTTCTGTTACGGGACGGTTGCTGGCGGTTTCCTTGGTGATCGTTGGCTCGGCAAGCCTGAACCGGACCATCCGCTCGAAAACCGGTCGCTCACCAAATACAAGCTGATCATCGACGATTTCGGCGGCTGGGATCTGTTCCAGGCACTGCTGTCGGTTCTGCGCAAGGTTGCCGACCGCCATGGCGTCGACATTGCCACGGTTGCAAGTGCAGCAATGCTGACGCGGCCAGGTGTTGCCGCGGTGATTGTCGGAGCACGTAACCGTGACCATCTCGCCTCCAATCTGGCGATCGCCGACATCCGCCTGAGCGAGGTCGATTGCGCCGAAATCGATGCGGTTCTTGCTGAGGCAAGCCCGCTTGAAGGAGATGTCTATACGCTGGAACGTGACCGCGAGGGGCGGCACGGCAGCATCATGAAATACAATCTCAACAAAGGGGAATGA
- a CDS encoding GntR family transcriptional regulator produces the protein MAVQARRGGDGVAARDVLAPVGRETLHERVYAQLRRSLINGMFDAGDVLRIVDLAERLQTSTMPVREALGRLVSEQALEALPSRSVRVPLITRERLDDLARARILIEGQMVVLALPNLTKDDFAILKQINLDCDAAFERHGKDIGQVTSELNHRFHFHIYEAARSAVMIPIVESLWLQSGAIIRKAAHIHDEHGGLAATDHHWALIEALERRDAEIALRSLSNDISRSFDLIRGRLDQEEAAAKEAFND, from the coding sequence ATGGCGGTGCAGGCGCGACGGGGAGGTGACGGGGTCGCCGCGCGGGACGTGCTGGCACCTGTCGGGCGCGAGACGCTGCATGAACGCGTTTACGCACAGCTGCGGCGCTCATTGATCAATGGCATGTTCGATGCTGGAGACGTGCTGCGCATCGTCGATCTGGCCGAGCGGCTGCAGACCAGTACCATGCCGGTGCGCGAAGCCCTGGGGCGGCTCGTCTCGGAACAGGCGCTGGAAGCACTGCCGAGCCGGTCCGTGCGCGTGCCGCTGATCACCCGCGAACGGCTCGATGACCTGGCGCGGGCACGGATCCTGATCGAGGGGCAGATGGTGGTGCTCGCTTTGCCCAACCTCACGAAGGATGATTTCGCAATTCTCAAACAGATCAATCTCGATTGCGATGCAGCCTTCGAGCGGCATGGGAAGGATATCGGTCAGGTCACCTCGGAGCTCAACCATCGCTTCCATTTTCATATCTATGAGGCAGCTCGCTCTGCAGTCATGATCCCGATCGTCGAAAGCCTCTGGCTGCAATCCGGCGCGATCATCCGCAAGGCCGCCCATATCCATGACGAGCATGGTGGATTGGCTGCGACCGATCACCACTGGGCGCTGATCGAAGCGCTGGAACGGCGCGATGCGGAGATTGCGTTGCGATCACTGTCGAATGATATCAGCCGATCCTTCGATCTCATCCGTGGCCGGCTGGACCAGGAAGAGGCTGCGGCGAAAGAGGCATTCAATGACTGA